In a single window of the Delftia tsuruhatensis genome:
- a CDS encoding sensor domain-containing diguanylate cyclase encodes MNVSLDTDRLYVLIAPLSILLLGGTLAACWLVQRRQRYLLWIAGGYALVALALAWQSLVPREELHRWAVATGAMYLLGTWCFARCMAGRYGVSAYPMLGFLIGGVVLVALFYYSRVQVDLWVRVHWLNAGLGLLQMLPAPGILRRKPPRDWLESMLYWSYVVFAAYTVARPLLVLALGSEDLDEITRSIYWLVTLGSTLAFALLFTLMLLACTVRDVFTALREERNRDSLTNLLNRRAFQEAAELRLASPQMAPVSVLIGDIDHFKHINDTWGHDCGDRVLQAVARTLTQHVRSDDLVSRFGGEEFVLLLMRTTTDEAERVAQRIRAQLSADGYVLAAGQRVTISFGIAPVGTNTAFTEALTRADNLLYAAKQAGRDRIHVDPETRQQVSLTA; translated from the coding sequence GTGAATGTGTCCCTAGATACCGACCGCCTCTATGTCCTGATCGCCCCATTGAGCATCCTGCTGCTCGGCGGCACGCTGGCCGCGTGCTGGCTGGTCCAGCGACGCCAGCGTTATCTGCTGTGGATCGCCGGAGGCTACGCCCTGGTTGCACTGGCCCTGGCCTGGCAAAGCCTGGTTCCACGGGAAGAACTGCATCGCTGGGCCGTGGCCACGGGCGCCATGTATCTGCTGGGCACCTGGTGTTTTGCGCGCTGCATGGCGGGCCGCTATGGCGTGTCGGCCTATCCCATGCTGGGCTTTCTCATTGGCGGTGTCGTCCTCGTCGCACTGTTCTACTACAGCCGCGTTCAGGTCGACCTGTGGGTGCGCGTGCACTGGCTGAACGCGGGCCTGGGCCTGCTTCAAATGCTGCCGGCACCGGGTATCTTGCGGCGCAAACCACCGCGTGACTGGCTGGAGAGCATGCTCTACTGGTCCTACGTGGTCTTTGCCGCCTACACGGTCGCGCGGCCGCTGCTGGTGCTGGCGCTGGGCAGCGAGGACCTCGACGAGATCACGCGCTCCATCTACTGGCTGGTGACATTGGGCAGCACGCTGGCGTTTGCCCTGCTGTTCACGCTCATGCTGCTGGCATGCACCGTGCGCGATGTGTTCACCGCGCTGCGCGAAGAGCGCAACCGGGACTCGCTGACCAACCTGCTCAACCGTCGGGCCTTCCAGGAGGCCGCCGAACTGCGCCTGGCCAGTCCCCAGATGGCACCTGTCTCGGTGCTGATCGGCGACATCGACCACTTCAAGCATATCAATGACACCTGGGGCCATGACTGCGGTGACCGCGTGCTGCAGGCCGTGGCCAGGACTCTGACACAGCATGTGCGCAGCGACGATCTGGTATCCCGCTTCGGCGGCGAGGAGTTCGTGCTGCTGTTGATGCGCACCACCACCGACGAGGCAGAACGCGTTGCCCAGCGCATCCGGGCGCAGCTGAGCGCGGATGGCTATGTGCTGGCCGCCGGCCAGCGAGTGACCATCAGCTTCGGCATTGCCCCCGTGGGCACCAACACCGCCTTTACCGAAGCACTGACACGGGCAGACAACCTGCTCTATGCCGCCAAGCAGGCCGGCCGGGACCGCATCCATGTGGATCCTGAAACCAGGCAGCAGGTATCGCTGACGGCATGA
- a CDS encoding UDP-N-acetylglucosamine 1-carboxyvinyltransferase, whose amino-acid sequence MSNLIVHGGTPLRGRVVPSANKNAVLPILCATLLTDQPLLLHGVPDITDVRKILDIFRTLGSEVRLDEDTRTLRLHHRDTHFDASSHRLPEEMRSSIMLVPPLLARFGVARLEDNVKGCTLGVREIDPHVDIFRSFGGEVERTSGSLLIRRSAALMPVRHWLDYASVTATENFVLCAVAAQGESVLTNAACEPHVQEFCRFMVMMGADIDGIGTSRLTVRGGTALGGGEFTFEEDFHEITTFLALGAITGGDVQVRNSTPGNFPLIDRTFAKFGVQVEHRDGWSRALRNGPLKVQTPFTSNVLTKVEAAPWPYFPVDLLPIFIALGVHAQGNALFWNKIYDGALGWTGELSKFGAHVFSSDPHRVVTFGGNPLTPAVVESPYIIRVAIALFMVASSIEGRSEIRNATPIRRAHPHFVENLRSLGARVEWTNED is encoded by the coding sequence ATGTCCAACCTCATCGTCCACGGCGGCACGCCTCTGCGCGGCCGCGTCGTCCCCTCCGCCAACAAGAATGCCGTGTTGCCCATACTGTGCGCGACGCTGCTGACCGATCAGCCGCTGCTGCTGCACGGGGTGCCGGACATCACGGATGTGCGCAAGATCCTCGACATCTTCCGCACGCTGGGCAGCGAGGTGCGGCTGGACGAAGACACGCGCACGCTGCGCCTGCACCACCGCGACACGCATTTCGATGCGTCCTCGCACCGCCTGCCCGAGGAGATGCGCTCCTCCATCATGCTGGTTCCTCCGCTACTGGCGCGCTTCGGCGTTGCCCGCCTGGAGGACAACGTCAAGGGGTGCACGCTGGGTGTGCGCGAGATCGACCCGCACGTGGACATCTTCCGCTCCTTCGGCGGAGAGGTGGAGCGGACCAGCGGCTCGCTGCTGATCCGCCGGTCCGCTGCGCTCATGCCCGTACGCCACTGGCTGGACTATGCATCCGTCACCGCCACGGAGAACTTCGTGCTGTGCGCTGTCGCGGCGCAGGGAGAGTCCGTTCTGACCAACGCCGCCTGCGAGCCTCATGTACAGGAGTTTTGCCGTTTCATGGTCATGATGGGCGCCGATATCGACGGCATCGGCACCTCGCGGCTCACGGTGCGCGGTGGCACTGCGCTGGGCGGGGGCGAGTTCACGTTCGAGGAGGATTTCCATGAGATCACCACCTTCCTCGCTCTTGGTGCCATCACGGGTGGTGATGTGCAGGTCCGCAACAGCACGCCAGGCAACTTTCCCCTGATCGATCGGACCTTCGCCAAGTTCGGTGTCCAGGTCGAGCATCGGGACGGCTGGTCGCGCGCACTGCGCAACGGGCCGCTGAAGGTACAGACGCCGTTCACCAGCAATGTGCTCACCAAGGTCGAGGCGGCGCCCTGGCCCTATTTCCCGGTGGATCTGCTGCCTATCTTCATCGCCTTGGGCGTGCATGCCCAGGGCAATGCGCTGTTCTGGAACAAGATCTATGACGGAGCGCTGGGCTGGACGGGAGAGCTGTCCAAGTTCGGCGCCCATGTGTTTTCCTCCGATCCGCACCGTGTGGTCACCTTCGGGGGCAACCCGCTGACGCCGGCTGTGGTGGAGAGCCCCTACATCATCCGCGTGGCCATTGCGTTGTTCATGGTGGCCAGCAGCATCGAAGGCCGCTCTGAAATCCGCAACGCCACGCCCATCCGCCGCGCGCATCCGCATTTTGTCGAGAACCTGCGCAGCCTGGGTGCGCGCGTGGAATGGACCAACGAGGATTGA
- a CDS encoding GNAT family N-acetyltransferase, with the protein MPSAIAPLQIRCVTQADKPGWLPLWQGYNAFYGRSGETALPDQITQATWQRFLNPLEPVFALVAESEGELVGLAHYLFHRSTTRLEPVCYLQDLYADTRRRKQGIGRSLIQAVYAQAAQAGARRVYWQTQASNEAGRALYDRVAEHRGFIVYAREGLEVTS; encoded by the coding sequence ATGCCTTCCGCCATCGCCCCTCTTCAGATCCGTTGCGTTACCCAGGCAGACAAGCCTGGCTGGCTTCCTCTTTGGCAGGGCTACAACGCCTTTTACGGTCGAAGCGGGGAGACGGCTCTGCCCGACCAGATCACCCAGGCGACGTGGCAGCGCTTCCTCAACCCCCTGGAGCCGGTTTTCGCACTGGTGGCCGAAAGCGAGGGCGAGCTGGTAGGGCTGGCCCATTACCTGTTCCATCGCAGCACCACGCGGCTGGAGCCGGTGTGCTACCTCCAGGACCTGTATGCCGACACGCGCCGGCGCAAACAGGGCATAGGCAGATCGCTCATACAGGCCGTCTATGCGCAGGCGGCACAAGCCGGTGCGCGCCGGGTCTATTGGCAGACACAGGCGTCCAATGAGGCTGGGCGTGCCCTGTATGACCGCGTTGCCGAGCATCGTGGCTTCATCGTCTATGCCCGGGAAGGCCTTGAAGTCACGAGCTGA